In a single window of the Streptomyces sp. NBC_00353 genome:
- a CDS encoding transposase codes for MGSEYTKRYSEEFKRDAVALAYSFDKTITEAARDLGVSPESLLSWVKRDRIDRGEGGTGEVTSAEREELKRLRRQNAK; via the coding sequence GTGGGTAGTGAGTACACGAAGCGGTATTCGGAGGAGTTCAAGCGGGACGCGGTGGCGTTGGCCTACTCCTTCGACAAGACGATCACGGAGGCCGCGCGGGATCTCGGGGTGAGCCCGGAGAGCCTGCTGAGCTGGGTCAAGCGTGATCGGATCGACCGCGGTGAGGGCGGGACCGGCGAGGTGACCAGCGCCGAGCGCGAGGAGCTCAAGCGGTTGCGTCGGCAGAACGCCAAGTAG
- a CDS encoding YoaK family protein: MRALLTDAARTLMPPRADRHGPLPPLMLTLTVVTGVIDAVTYLGLGHVFVANMTGNVVFLGFALAGAQGLSALASIVSLAAFLAGALAGGRLGVRLAAHRGRLLAISTGTQTALVAAATITALVTDNRVTTAVQYTLIVLLGLGMGLQNAVARRLGVPDMTTTVLTLTLTGLAADSTLAGGAAPRPGRRVLAVLAMFLGALVGAQLVLHGQLAAALGLTLLLLLVTTVTTYRLATPDAPWAPPPT; the protein is encoded by the coding sequence ATGCGCGCACTTCTGACTGACGCGGCCCGCACCCTCATGCCGCCCCGTGCCGACCGGCACGGCCCGCTGCCACCGCTGATGCTGACGCTGACCGTGGTCACCGGCGTGATCGATGCCGTGACCTACCTTGGACTCGGACATGTCTTCGTCGCCAACATGACGGGCAACGTGGTCTTCCTTGGCTTCGCGCTGGCCGGAGCCCAGGGGTTGTCCGCCCTGGCATCCATCGTGTCACTGGCGGCATTCCTGGCCGGCGCACTCGCCGGAGGCCGGCTCGGCGTCCGACTGGCGGCCCATCGCGGGCGACTGCTGGCCATATCCACCGGAACCCAAACGGCCTTGGTCGCCGCGGCCACCATCACCGCCCTCGTCACCGACAACCGCGTCACCACAGCGGTCCAGTACACCCTGATCGTGCTGCTGGGCCTGGGCATGGGGCTGCAGAACGCCGTTGCCCGGCGCCTCGGCGTCCCCGACATGACCACCACCGTGCTCACCCTCACCCTGACCGGACTCGCAGCCGATTCCACCCTGGCCGGAGGCGCGGCACCACGGCCCGGCCGACGGGTCCTGGCGGTCCTGGCGATGTTCCTCGGCGCGCTTGTCGGCGCACAACTCGTCCTGCACGGGCAGTTGGCGGCGGCCCTCGGACTGACCCTGCTGCTGCTCCTGGTCACCACGGTGACCACCTACCGTCTGGCGACACCCGATGCCCCCTGGGCGCCGCCGCCGACCTGA
- a CDS encoding DoxX family protein, translating into MDTGLLILRLVVGLLIAGHGVQKVSFRLGGHGLAGGTEEFRRDGFRGGSLTALAAGTGQIGSGLFLVFGALTPMAAMVAIGVMTVAITVKWRHGLWVQNDGYEYPLVLVVVTGALSLTGPGRWSADHAVGLNSYPVWLSVTAIALGLASGLLTRAIMHRPLTDERTTVDARTSD; encoded by the coding sequence ATGGACACCGGACTGCTGATCCTCCGGTTGGTGGTGGGCCTTCTCATAGCCGGCCACGGAGTGCAGAAGGTGAGCTTCCGTCTCGGAGGCCATGGTCTGGCAGGAGGAACCGAGGAGTTCCGCCGCGACGGGTTTCGCGGTGGCTCGCTCACCGCACTGGCGGCCGGTACCGGCCAGATCGGTTCGGGCCTGTTCCTGGTGTTCGGGGCACTCACACCGATGGCGGCCATGGTCGCCATCGGTGTGATGACCGTCGCGATCACCGTCAAGTGGCGGCACGGGCTGTGGGTGCAGAACGACGGCTACGAGTACCCCCTGGTACTGGTCGTCGTCACCGGGGCGCTGTCCCTCACGGGCCCCGGCCGCTGGTCCGCCGACCACGCGGTCGGCCTGAACTCCTATCCGGTGTGGCTGTCGGTCACGGCGATCGCTCTCGGCCTGGCGAGCGGCCTGCTCACTCGCGCCATCATGCACCGCCCGCTTACAGACGAGAGGACGACAGTCGATGCGCGCACTTCTGACTGA
- a CDS encoding hydrolase, with amino-acid sequence MVDIAEVTAGPSPDLLTADNCAVLFVDHQPQMFFGTGSGDRTAIVNATVGLAKAAKVFDVPVVLSTVAAESFSGPIMPQLPAVFPDHKIIDRTTMNAWEDVAFVEAVKATGRKKLVIAGLWTEVCVVLPTLSALCQGYEVYVVTDASGGVSPQAHEHAVQRMVQAGAVPVTWVQVLLELQRDWARTETYGPVTDVVKEHGGAYGLGIVYAQAVIGAHAAG; translated from the coding sequence ATGGTCGACATCGCCGAGGTCACCGCGGGCCCCAGCCCTGACCTGCTCACCGCCGACAACTGCGCGGTGCTGTTCGTGGACCACCAGCCGCAGATGTTCTTCGGCACCGGCAGCGGCGACCGCACCGCGATCGTCAACGCGACCGTGGGCCTGGCGAAGGCCGCCAAGGTCTTCGATGTCCCCGTCGTTCTGAGCACCGTGGCCGCCGAGTCCTTCTCCGGCCCGATCATGCCGCAACTGCCCGCCGTCTTCCCCGACCACAAGATCATCGACCGCACCACGATGAATGCGTGGGAGGACGTCGCCTTCGTCGAGGCCGTCAAGGCGACCGGTCGCAAGAAGCTCGTCATCGCCGGTCTGTGGACCGAGGTCTGCGTCGTTCTGCCCACGCTCTCCGCCCTTTGCCAGGGCTACGAGGTCTACGTGGTGACCGACGCGTCCGGCGGTGTCAGCCCGCAGGCCCACGAACACGCCGTCCAGCGCATGGTTCAGGCCGGTGCCGTTCCGGTGACCTGGGTGCAGGTGCTGCTCGAGCTGCAGCGGGACTGGGCCCGTACGGAGACGTACGGGCCGGTTACCGACGTGGTGAAGGAACACGGCGGCGCCTACGGCCTGGGAATCGTCTATGCGCAGGCCGTCATCGGCGCCCACGCCGCCGGCTGA
- a CDS encoding amidohydrolase: protein MPVGGLIPRAADDAADVIVRNAKIYTGDSSRPHAGALAIRDGRVTIVGDDTDVAPFVGPATTVVDALGRRVVPGLNDAHLHVIRGGLNYVLELRWDGVTSLRQGLAMLREQAARTPKGQWVRVVGGWSAEQFAERRLPTPAELNAAAPDTPVFVLHLYQAAILNRAALQAVGYTKDTPDPKGGQIVRGRNGEPNGMLLAAPSALILYSTLAKAPTLEGEDKKTSTRHFLRELNRFGLTSAIDAAGGFQNFPDNYGTVTELAKEGRLSLRIAYHLFPQTPGQELDDLARWIEMVRPEDGDEWLRLNGAGENLTWAAADFENFAEPRPELSGDYEAAFEKAVRLLMEHGWGFRLHATYDETIRRDLAVFEKLAAEGLFPSGNRWLFDHAETVSRDSLDRVAALGGAMSVQNRMSFQGEAFTRRYGPGAAAEAPPVRAMLERGLTVGAGTDATRVSTYNPWVALHWLVTGRTLGGPALRPPQNRVDRETALAMYTRAGAALTGEEDVKGVLRPGFFGDLAVLSHDYFAVPEQDIPHIESVLTVVGGRIVHAAAEYEGLDEELPSISPTWSPVAHFGGYQATPRAGLPGVRQAESISEAVAESEQHRQWRAHRGLAPETAGTFFDPCFTL, encoded by the coding sequence ATGCCGGTCGGCGGGTTGATTCCCCGCGCCGCCGACGATGCCGCCGACGTAATCGTCCGCAATGCAAAGATCTACACCGGAGACAGCAGTCGCCCTCACGCCGGAGCTCTCGCCATCCGCGACGGCCGCGTCACGATCGTGGGCGACGACACGGACGTCGCTCCCTTTGTCGGCCCCGCCACCACTGTCGTCGACGCCCTCGGCCGGCGCGTGGTCCCCGGCCTCAACGACGCCCACCTGCACGTGATCCGAGGAGGCCTGAACTACGTCCTCGAACTGCGCTGGGACGGCGTGACATCGCTGCGCCAGGGCCTGGCGATGCTCCGCGAGCAAGCGGCCCGGACCCCCAAGGGCCAGTGGGTGCGTGTGGTGGGCGGATGGTCCGCCGAGCAGTTCGCCGAACGGCGGCTGCCCACCCCCGCCGAGCTGAACGCAGCCGCACCGGACACTCCCGTGTTCGTCCTTCACCTGTACCAGGCGGCGATCCTGAACCGGGCGGCGCTCCAGGCCGTCGGCTACACCAAGGACACCCCCGACCCCAAGGGCGGCCAGATCGTACGCGGCAGGAACGGCGAGCCCAACGGCATGCTCCTGGCCGCCCCGAGCGCACTGATCCTCTACTCCACTCTCGCTAAGGCTCCGACGCTGGAGGGTGAGGACAAAAAGACCTCCACCCGGCACTTCCTGCGCGAGCTGAACCGATTCGGGCTGACCTCCGCGATCGACGCCGCCGGAGGCTTCCAGAACTTCCCCGACAACTACGGCACGGTGACTGAGCTGGCCAAGGAGGGTCGGCTGTCGCTGCGCATCGCCTACCACCTGTTCCCGCAGACCCCCGGCCAGGAACTCGACGACCTCGCCCGCTGGATCGAGATGGTCCGCCCCGAGGACGGGGACGAGTGGCTGCGGCTGAACGGCGCCGGTGAGAACCTGACCTGGGCCGCCGCCGACTTCGAGAACTTCGCCGAGCCGCGCCCCGAACTGAGCGGCGACTACGAGGCCGCGTTCGAGAAGGCGGTCCGCCTCCTCATGGAGCACGGTTGGGGCTTCCGCCTGCACGCGACTTATGACGAGACCATCAGACGAGACCTGGCGGTGTTCGAGAAGCTCGCCGCGGAGGGGCTGTTCCCGTCCGGAAACAGGTGGCTGTTCGACCACGCGGAGACCGTCTCCCGGGACAGCCTCGACCGCGTCGCGGCCCTCGGCGGGGCGATGTCCGTGCAGAACCGGATGTCGTTCCAGGGCGAGGCGTTCACCCGGAGGTACGGCCCCGGCGCCGCCGCGGAGGCCCCGCCGGTGCGAGCCATGCTGGAGCGCGGGCTCACCGTCGGTGCCGGCACCGACGCCACCCGGGTGTCCACCTACAACCCCTGGGTCGCCCTGCACTGGCTGGTCACCGGTCGGACGCTCGGCGGCCCGGCCCTCCGGCCGCCGCAGAACCGGGTCGATCGGGAAACCGCACTGGCCATGTACACCAGGGCCGGTGCCGCCCTGACCGGCGAGGAGGACGTCAAGGGCGTCTTGCGGCCCGGCTTCTTCGGCGACCTGGCGGTCCTGTCCCACGACTACTTCGCCGTGCCGGAGCAGGACATCCCGCACATTGAGTCGGTGCTGACCGTCGTCGGGGGCCGGATCGTGCACGCCGCCGCCGAGTACGAGGGCCTCGACGAGGAGCTGCCCTCCATCAGCCCCACCTGGAGCCCCGTGGCGCACTTCGGCGGCTACCAGGCCACCCCCCGGGCAGGCCTGCCGGGCGTTCGCCAGGCGGAGTCGATCAGCGAGGCCGTCGCGGAGTCGGAGCAGCACCGTCAGTGGCGGGCACATCGCGGCCTCGCCCCGGAAACCGCAGGCACGTTCTTCGACCCCTGCTTCACCCTCTGA
- a CDS encoding cytochrome ubiquinol oxidase subunit I, producing the protein MPTPAVVEISRWQFAITAVFHMSFPALTVGLSLFLSVMYTVYVRTENPLYLQIFRFWKKIFAVGFGLGVVAGTVMTFEFGLNWGSYAHAVGPILGVTIGMEVITAFFLEAGFIGILLYGDGRVRPRTMAFACWMIVVGTLLSTTWILSANSWMQDPVGFTEVKGQFWASDWWHVLFNPAFSYRYPHILLAVLISACWFIGGIAAWYLVKQRALPFARRTLSIALGVLAILMPVQLYVGDATAAFMGAHQPAKLQAFEGNWKTDNNGYNLLVVPNTDKGENELHVEIPHLGAVIGKDLTGKANVPGLLQTPKDDRPNMWSAFYGFRAMYFTALAMFAMAFAGVVLRLRGRLYTARRFHRLMVWMAPAGVIAISGGWITAETGRQPWVVYGLIRTSDAVSHLSLGAAIASLIGFVGVYALLLGLWIRYIVRTVRTGPEYLVADVGPIVNRSEVNHA; encoded by the coding sequence GTGCCCACGCCCGCAGTGGTGGAGATCTCTCGATGGCAATTCGCCATCACCGCAGTGTTTCATATGAGCTTCCCCGCACTGACTGTCGGACTCTCCCTCTTCCTGTCGGTGATGTACACGGTCTACGTCAGGACCGAGAATCCGCTGTACCTTCAGATATTTCGTTTCTGGAAGAAGATATTCGCGGTCGGATTCGGCCTCGGCGTGGTCGCCGGAACCGTCATGACCTTCGAATTCGGTCTCAACTGGGGAAGTTACGCCCATGCTGTCGGGCCGATCCTCGGTGTCACGATCGGCATGGAGGTCATCACAGCCTTCTTTCTGGAGGCCGGGTTCATCGGCATCTTGCTGTACGGCGACGGAAGGGTGCGCCCCCGCACCATGGCGTTCGCCTGCTGGATGATCGTCGTCGGCACCCTGCTGTCCACGACATGGATCCTGTCGGCCAACAGCTGGATGCAGGATCCCGTGGGCTTCACCGAGGTCAAGGGCCAGTTCTGGGCGAGCGACTGGTGGCACGTGCTGTTCAACCCGGCGTTCTCCTACAGGTACCCGCACATCCTGCTTGCCGTACTGATCAGCGCCTGCTGGTTCATCGGCGGGATCGCCGCCTGGTACCTGGTCAAGCAGCGGGCGCTTCCTTTCGCACGCCGCACCCTGTCCATCGCCCTCGGAGTGCTGGCCATCCTGATGCCCGTACAGCTGTATGTGGGGGACGCGACCGCTGCGTTCATGGGCGCGCACCAGCCAGCGAAGCTCCAGGCCTTCGAGGGCAACTGGAAGACCGACAACAACGGCTACAACCTGCTCGTGGTGCCGAACACGGACAAGGGCGAGAACGAGCTCCATGTCGAAATACCTCACCTGGGCGCCGTCATCGGCAAGGATCTGACCGGTAAGGCGAACGTCCCCGGTCTGCTGCAGACGCCGAAGGACGATCGCCCCAACATGTGGTCGGCTTTTTACGGCTTCCGGGCGATGTACTTCACCGCCCTGGCGATGTTCGCCATGGCCTTCGCCGGAGTGGTACTGCGGCTGCGCGGCAGGCTGTACACCGCCCGGCGGTTCCACCGGCTGATGGTCTGGATGGCCCCCGCCGGTGTCATAGCGATCAGCGGCGGCTGGATCACGGCGGAGACCGGCCGCCAGCCCTGGGTCGTCTACGGCCTGATCCGCACCAGTGACGCCGTCTCCCATCTCTCCCTCGGCGCGGCGATCGCCAGCCTCATCGGCTTCGTCGGCGTCTACGCGCTGCTGCTTGGGCTGTGGATCCGCTACATCGTCCGCACAGTGCGGACCGGCCCCGAATACCTGGTGGCGGACGTTGGTCCCATCGTCAACCGGTCCGAGGTAAACCATGCTTGA
- a CDS encoding cytochrome d ubiquinol oxidase subunit II: MLEYTSYALVLFALGAYLLLDGYDLGIGILSLFDRSDRRRKEYNELIATAWDANESWLILAGVALWAGLPGVYATVLPGVYLPLVVMLLAFVLRGAAIELQSAAPGYLRGWGLVFGLSSLVASLCQGLVAGAVLSGLPHRGGVFTGDTFDWFTPYSVLCALGLAAVHLLAGAAWLQDKTVGTAHHRAGLLGRPLLLTVAAAGVVLALGLSLADPQRFRFDEPLRTTLFGLAVAAAMVCGAIAWYGFGRRPDWRPFAAVAGVEAAGLLALVAATAPVVVPPNLTVHAAASPHGSQLFLLIGVGGCMPVVLAYNIYAWWVFRGKFTQPAALTDQSPALTDSVGPSDITAAEEHTADAPVSRAPGDGPRAAVVVRRVLVTLLAVAAAAVSQDIFGGVATWIDPTGIAVFSVTALAVWIRSDRRSASAGEFDLRAAER; encoded by the coding sequence ATGCTTGAGTACACGTCATACGCCTTGGTCCTGTTCGCGCTCGGTGCCTATCTGCTGCTCGACGGCTACGACCTGGGCATCGGCATCCTGAGCCTGTTCGACCGCAGCGACCGGCGGCGCAAGGAGTACAACGAGCTGATCGCCACCGCCTGGGACGCCAACGAGAGTTGGCTCATTCTGGCCGGGGTGGCGTTGTGGGCGGGCCTGCCCGGTGTCTACGCCACCGTGCTGCCCGGCGTCTACCTGCCGCTCGTGGTCATGCTGCTGGCCTTCGTGCTGCGCGGCGCGGCCATCGAGCTGCAGAGCGCCGCCCCCGGCTACCTGCGCGGCTGGGGGCTCGTCTTCGGGCTCTCCTCCCTGGTGGCCTCGCTGTGCCAGGGGCTCGTGGCCGGAGCCGTTCTGTCCGGACTGCCCCATCGCGGTGGGGTGTTCACCGGGGACACCTTCGACTGGTTCACGCCGTACAGCGTGCTTTGTGCCCTCGGGCTGGCGGCCGTGCATCTGCTGGCCGGCGCCGCATGGCTGCAGGACAAGACCGTGGGGACCGCCCACCACCGGGCGGGCCTGCTGGGTCGGCCGCTGCTTCTGACAGTCGCGGCGGCCGGCGTGGTCCTGGCGCTCGGGCTCTCGCTCGCCGACCCGCAGCGCTTCCGTTTTGACGAGCCGCTCCGCACAACCTTGTTCGGCCTGGCCGTGGCCGCCGCCATGGTCTGCGGGGCCATCGCGTGGTACGGCTTCGGCCGCCGACCCGACTGGCGTCCGTTCGCCGCCGTGGCCGGTGTGGAGGCGGCGGGCCTGCTCGCGCTCGTGGCCGCCACCGCGCCCGTCGTCGTCCCGCCCAACCTGACCGTGCACGCCGCGGCCAGCCCGCACGGTTCGCAGCTGTTCCTGCTCATCGGGGTGGGCGGATGCATGCCGGTAGTCCTGGCGTACAACATCTACGCGTGGTGGGTCTTCCGCGGGAAGTTCACCCAGCCGGCGGCCCTCACCGACCAGTCACCGGCCCTCACCGACTCCGTCGGCCCGTCCGACATCACCGCCGCCGAGGAGCACACCGCTGACGCGCCAGTGTCGCGTGCACCAGGCGACGGTCCGCGTGCGGCCGTCGTCGTCAGGCGCGTGCTAGTGACGCTCCTCGCCGTTGCCGCGGCGGCCGTCTCGCAGGACATCTTCGGCGGCGTGGCCACGTGGATCGATCCGACTGGGATCGCGGTGTTCTCTGTCACCGCACTCGCCGTATGGATTCGATCCGACCGCCGCTCCGCATCCGCCGGCGAATTCGACCTCCGGGCAGCCGAACG